The Candidatus Aramenus sp. CH1 genome has a window encoding:
- a CDS encoding cbb3-type cytochrome c oxidase subunit I, producing the protein AGFATLYYMVPMLTERMWYSNKLGWIHLVGYMVGTAMLIVGFDALGVSGLVRKAEVFPLIPAYITPEVVMTVGAFIADVATLGWLGNLVLTLLKGRTTNFDGVGVDEVVQTVVMLLEAPSLNGATKPLNVVKSKVLRARRLEK; encoded by the coding sequence GCTGGCTTCGCAACGCTCTACTACATGGTCCCAATGCTCACGGAAAGGATGTGGTACTCCAACAAGCTAGGTTGGATACACCTAGTGGGCTACATGGTGGGCACAGCAATGTTGATAGTTGGCTTTGACGCACTGGGAGTCAGCGGGCTGGTGAGGAAAGCAGAGGTGTTTCCCCTGATACCTGCTTACATTACGCCAGAGGTAGTAATGACGGTAGGAGCGTTCATAGCTGACGTAGCGACCCTCGGCTGGCTCGGCAACTTAGTCCTCACCCTGTTGAAGGGCAGGACAACCAACTTCGATGGGGTGGGCGTGGACGAAGTAGTGCAAACAGTAGTCATGCTCTTGGAGGCTCCAAGCCTCAACGGCGCAACGAAGCCCCTTAACGTCGTCAAGTCAAAGGTGCTCCGCGCAAGGCGCTTAGAAAAGTAA